Proteins found in one Streptococcus mitis genomic segment:
- a CDS encoding phosphocarrier protein HPr: MASKDFHVVAETGIHARPATLLVQTASKFASDITLEYKGKSVNLKSIMGVMSLGVGQGADVTISAEGADADDAIAAISETMEKEGLA, from the coding sequence ATGGCTTCTAAAGATTTCCACGTAGTGGCAGAAACAGGTATTCACGCACGTCCAGCAACATTGTTGGTACAAACTGCTAGCAAATTTGCTTCAGATATCACTCTTGAGTACAAAGGTAAATCAGTTAACCTTAAATCAATCATGGGTGTTATGAGTCTTGGTGTTGGCCAAGGTGCTGACGTAACTATCTCAGCTGAAGGTGCAGATGCAGATGACGCTATCGCTGCAATCTCAGAAACAATGGAAAAAGAAGGATTGGCATAA
- the ptsP gene encoding phosphoenolpyruvate--protein phosphotransferase: MTEMLKGIAASDGVAVAKAYLLVQPDLSFETVSVEDTNAEEARLDVALEASQNELSLIREKAVGTLGEEAAQVFDAHLMVLADPELIGQIKETIRAKKVNAEAGLKEVTDMFITIFEGMEDNPYMQERAADIRDVTKRVLANLLGKKLPNPASINEEVIVIAHDLTPSDTAQLDKNFVKAFVTNIGGRTSHSAIMARTLEIAAVLGTNNITEVVKDGDILAVNGITGEVIINPTDEQAAEFKAAGEAYAKQKAEWALLKDAQTVTADGKHFELAANIGTPKDVEGVNNNGAEAVGLYRTEFLYMDSQDFPTEDEQYEAYKAVLEGMNGKPVVVRTMDIGGDKELPYFDMPHEMNPFLGFRALRISISETGDAMFRTQIRALLRASVHGQLRIMFPMVALLKEFRAAKAVYEEEKANLLAEGVAVADDIQVGIMIEIPAAAMLADQFAKEVDFMSIGTNDLIQYSMAADRMNEQVSYLYQPYNPSILRLINNVIKSAHAEGKWAGMCGEMAGDQKAVPLLVGMGLDEFSMSATSVLRTRSLMKKLDTAKMEEYANRALTECSTMEEVLELQKEYVNFD, encoded by the coding sequence ATGACAGAAATGCTTAAAGGAATCGCAGCATCTGACGGTGTTGCAGTTGCAAAAGCATATCTACTCGTTCAACCGGATTTGTCATTCGAGACTGTTTCAGTCGAAGATACAAACGCAGAAGAGGCTCGTTTGGATGTAGCTCTTGAAGCTTCTCAAAACGAGCTTTCTCTTATCCGTGAGAAAGCTGTAGGTACGCTTGGTGAAGAAGCAGCTCAAGTTTTTGACGCTCATTTGATGGTTCTTGCTGACCCAGAATTGATTGGTCAGATTAAAGAAACAATCCGTGCTAAGAAAGTCAATGCTGAAGCAGGTCTTAAAGAAGTGACTGACATGTTCATTACTATCTTTGAAGGCATGGAAGACAACCCATATATGCAAGAACGTGCAGCGGATATCCGCGACGTGACAAAACGTGTATTGGCAAACCTTCTTGGTAAAAAATTGCCAAACCCAGCTTCTATCAATGAAGAAGTAATCGTCATTGCGCATGACTTGACACCATCTGATACAGCTCAATTGGACAAAAACTTTGTAAAAGCTTTTGTAACAAATATCGGTGGACGTACAAGCCACTCAGCTATCATGGCACGTACACTTGAAATTGCAGCTGTATTGGGAACAAATAACATCACTGAAGTGGTTAAAGACGGTGATATCCTTGCCGTTAACGGAATTACTGGTGAAGTGATTATCAACCCAACAGATGAACAAGCGGCAGAATTTAAAGCAGCTGGTGAAGCTTATGCTAAACAAAAAGCTGAATGGGCACTTTTGAAGGATGCTCAAACAGTGACTGCTGACGGTAAACACTTCGAGTTGGCTGCTAACATCGGTACTCCAAAAGACGTTGAAGGTGTTAACAACAACGGTGCAGAAGCTGTTGGACTTTACCGTACAGAATTCTTGTACATGGATTCTCAAGACTTCCCAACTGAAGACGAACAGTATGAAGCATACAAGGCTGTTCTTGAGGGAATGAATGGTAAACCAGTCGTTGTTCGTACAATGGATATTGGTGGAGATAAGGAACTTCCTTACTTCGATATGCCACATGAAATGAATCCATTCCTTGGATTCCGTGCCCTTCGTATCTCTATTTCTGAAACTGGAGATGCAATGTTCCGTACACAAATCCGTGCCCTTCTTCGTGCTTCTGTTCATGGTCAATTGCGTATCATGTTCCCAATGGTTGCCCTTTTGAAAGAATTCCGTGCAGCTAAAGCAGTTTATGAAGAAGAAAAAGCAAACCTTCTTGCTGAAGGTGTTGCAGTTGCGGATGACATCCAAGTTGGTATCATGATTGAAATCCCTGCAGCAGCGATGCTTGCAGACCAATTTGCAAAAGAAGTAGACTTCATGTCAATTGGTACAAACGACTTGATCCAATACTCAATGGCGGCAGACCGTATGAACGAGCAAGTTTCATACCTTTACCAACCATATAACCCATCAATCCTTCGCTTGATCAACAACGTTATCAAGTCAGCTCACGCTGAAGGTAAATGGGCTGGTATGTGTGGTGAGATGGCTGGTGACCAAAAAGCTGTTCCACTTCTTGTCGGAATGGGCTTGGATGAATTCTCTATGTCAGCAACATCTGTACTTCGTACACGTAGCTTGATGAAGAAATTGGATACTGCTAAGATGGAAGAGTACGCTAACCGTGCCCTTACAGAGTGTTCAACAATGGAAGAAGTTCTTGAACTTCAAAAAGAATACGTTAACTTCGATTAA
- a CDS encoding YkgJ family cysteine cluster protein yields the protein MSKEIDIEYYHQLALQKQKEHRKVLANLKKKPPKNLDKIAQQIHQEVFTEIDCTACANCCKTLGPDFKEADITRIAKYFKMKLPAFEAEFLQVDEDGDKVFKSMPCPFLGGDNLCSIYEVRPKACREFPHTDRKKIHQINHLTIKNTLTCPAAYLFVEKLKDKL from the coding sequence ATGTCTAAAGAAATTGATATTGAGTACTACCACCAGCTAGCCTTACAAAAGCAGAAGGAGCATCGAAAAGTTTTAGCCAATTTAAAGAAAAAGCCACCAAAAAATCTAGATAAGATAGCCCAGCAGATTCACCAAGAAGTCTTTACGGAGATTGATTGTACCGCCTGTGCCAACTGTTGCAAGACATTGGGGCCTGACTTTAAAGAAGCGGATATTACACGAATCGCCAAGTATTTCAAAATGAAATTGCCGGCCTTTGAAGCGGAGTTTCTGCAGGTAGATGAAGATGGTGATAAGGTTTTTAAATCCATGCCCTGTCCCTTTTTAGGAGGAGATAATCTTTGTTCCATCTATGAAGTTCGTCCCAAGGCCTGCCGAGAATTTCCTCATACAGACCGCAAAAAGATCCATCAAATCAACCATTTGACGATTAAGAATACTTTGACCTGTCCGGCAGCCTACCTCTTTGTTGAGAAATTAAAGGATAAGTTGTAG